A stretch of Lathyrus oleraceus cultivar Zhongwan6 chromosome 6, CAAS_Psat_ZW6_1.0, whole genome shotgun sequence DNA encodes these proteins:
- the LOC127095880 gene encoding CDP-diacylglycerol--glycerol-3-phosphate 3-phosphatidyltransferase 1, chloroplastic-like: TAATAAVKPLFLSFSNSFTSRNFHQHKRFRYTSSATKFPISNKPPSFSANLGLSGKALVSTVPPQPEPEQEQEQPQSSKLLTLPTILTLGRVAAVPLLVATFYLDGWQGTVATTTIFIAASVTDWLDGYIARKMNLKSSFGAFLDPVADKLMVAATLVLLCTRPLDVGLFAQAPWLLPIPAIAIIGREVMNAYLTSNACFTNKLFFTSLGTV; the protein is encoded by the exons ACCGCCGCCACCGCCGCCGTCAAACCCCTCTTCCTCTCATTCTCAAACTCCTTCACCTCCAGAAACTTCCACCAACACAAACGCTTCAGATACACCTCCTCCGCAACTAAATTCCCAATTTCCAATAAACCCCCCTCTTTCTCCGCCAATTTGGGGCTTTCTGGAAAAGCCCTAGTTTCTACCGTTCCACCACAGCCAGAACCagaacaagaacaagaacaaccACAATCTTCCAAATTGCTCACTCTACCCACCATTCTCACTCTTGGCCGTGTCGCCGCCGTGCCGCTTCTTGTTGCCA CTTTCTATTTGGATGGTTGGCAAGGAACAGTAGCTACTACCACAATCTTCATTGCTGCTTCTGTTACAGATTGGCTTGATGGTTACATTGCTCGCAAG ATGAATTTAAAATCTTCATTTGGTGCATTCTTAGATCCTGTAGCTGATAAG CTTATGGTTGCTGCCACATTGGTTTTATTATGTACTAGACCTTTGGATGTTGGTTTGTTTGCACAAGCACCCTGGTTACTACCTATACCTGCCATTGCCATCATTGGCAGAGAGGTAATGAATGCTTATCTGACTTCTAATGCATGCTTTACTAATAAGCTCTTCTTTACATCACTGGGAACTGTGTGA
- the LOC127095881 gene encoding phosphoenolpyruvate carboxylase 4, whose product MTESQTGKSGFQKLLEPQLPQLPGIAPYRVVLGNVKDKLERSRRRLELLLEDVACDYDPLDYYETADQLLEPLLLCYESLQSYGSGVLADGRLADLIRRVATFGMVLMKLDLRQESGRHADTLDAITTYLDMGTYSEWDEEKKLDFLTRELKGKRPLVPVSIEVPADVKEVLDTFQIAAELGSDSLGAYVISMASSASDVLAVELLQKDARLAATGELGRACPGGTLRVVPLFETVKDLREAGLVIRKLLSIDWYHEHVIKNHNGHQEVMVGYSDSGKDAGRFTAAWELYKAQEDVVAACNDYGIKVTLFHGRGGSIGRGGGPTYLAIQSQPPGSVMGTLRSTEQGEMVEAKFGLPQIAVRQLEIYTTAVLLATLRPPLPPSCGWIHRI is encoded by the exons ATGACAGAATCCCAAACAGGAAAGTCCGGTTTTCAGAAGCTTTTAGAGCCACAGCTTCCTCAACTTCCTGGAATTGCTCCTTATAGAGTTGTCTTGGGAAATGTAAAGGATAAG CTTGAGAGGAGCCGTAGACGGTTAGAACTTCTTCTTGAGGATGTTGCATGTGACTACGATCCTTTGGATTATTATGAAACTGCTGACCAGCTTTTGGAACCTCTGCTTCTCTGCTATGAATCTCTG CAATCATACGGATCCGGGGTGCTAGCTGATGGTCGACTTGCTGATCTCATTCGTAGAGTTGCTACCTTTGGAATGGTTCTAATGAAGCTTGACTTGCGCCAG GAATCAGGGAGACATGCTGACACGCTTGATGCAATCACAACGTATTTGGATATGGGTACTTACAGTGAATGGGATGAAGAAAAGAAATTAGATTTCTTAACTAGAGAGCTGAAAGGGAAGAGGCCACTAGTTCCTGTCAGTATAGAG GTCCCGGCTGATGTTAAAGAAGTCTTGGATACATTCCAAATTGCTGCTGAACTAGGGAGTGATTCACTTGGAGCTTATGTGATCTCTATGGCCTCAAGT GCAAGTGATGTTCTTGCAGTTGAGCTTTTACAAAAGGATGCACGGCTCGCTGCTACTGGAGAGTTGGGAAGAGCATGTCCTGGTGGAAC GTTGCGGGTTGTCCCTCTATTTGAAACCGTGAAGGACCTAAGAGAAGCTGGTTTAGTTATCCGGAAACTTTTATCAATAGACTGGTACCACGAACACGTCATTAAGAATCACAACGGTCATCAAGAG GTTATGGTTGGATATTCTGATTCTGGTAAAGATGCTGGACGCTTCACTGCTGCATGGGAACTTTACAAAGCTCAGGAGGATGTTGTTGCTGCTTGCAATGATTACGGTATTAAAGTTACACTGTTCCATGGCCGTGGAGGCAGTATTGGCCGGGGTGGTGGCCCTACATATCTGGCTATTCAATCCCAGCCACCCGGATCTGTGATG GGCACACTTCGGTCTACTGAGCAGGGAGAAATGGTAGAGGCCAAGTTTGGGTTACCACAGATAGCTGTTAGACAACTTGAAATATACACAACCGCAGTACTACTCGCAACTCTTCGTCCGCCTCTCCCACCAAGTTGTGGTTGGATTCATAGAATCTGA